A window from Bufo bufo chromosome 1, aBufBuf1.1, whole genome shotgun sequence encodes these proteins:
- the THAP7 gene encoding LOW QUALITY PROTEIN: THAP domain-containing protein 7 (The sequence of the model RefSeq protein was modified relative to this genomic sequence to represent the inferred CDS: inserted 2 bases in 1 codon; deleted 2 bases in 1 codon), whose protein sequence is MSPVSCDLAAAGSTPERYEMVRSCSAANCVNRQTVLTKRKGITFHRFPKEESRRTLWVNAVSRSHTAVGSDWTPSVHSSLCSQHFHDKQFDRTGQTVRLRDSAVPVVFSTLTAPQVTMPRHCSALGCTTRDSRQTRDENISFHRLPRKEDHRRSLWIANCRKETPIGLGLWDPSSDYVYFCSKHFEKSCFEAVGISGYHRLKETLCQRYFXPSSKLQRTEKLRAQKKKNSKVTKTKVMRKKDLLVNSNTAPAESANPSDNQSLDSGRFDNVPTTDLVHFHGLCPENIDIPGDAAPAEGALATTVDHQMHPEAALEDLEVSSAVNGPLSDLELAHVREEMSAEMSLNTESSKPSEDKTPRPVSPSTYMMRIPQPPGAYIQNEHSYHVGNALLWKRRAEAALEALSKVQRQLEACRRREQRLRLRISALQQEHMRERRAQSDVREKLKEHLQVFELQLINDFV, encoded by the exons ATGAGCCCTGTCTCCTGCGATTTGGCAGcg gcaggATCCACCCCCGAAAGATACGAAATGGTGCGATCATGTTCCGCTGCTAATTGTGTCAACCGCCAGACCGTGCTGACCAAGCGCAAGGGAATAACGTTTCACCG gtTTCCCAAAGAAGAGTCTCGGAGGACGCTGTGGGTGAATGCCGTGTCTCGCTCCCACACAGCTGTCGGCAGTGACTGGACGCCATCTGTTCACAGCTCTCTGTGCTCGCAGCACTTCCATGATAAGCAGTTTGACCGGACTGGACAGACCGTGCGACTGAGGGACTCTGCAGTCCCCGTAGTCTTCTCAACGCTTACTGCACCACAAGTGACG ATGCCTCGTCACTGCTCCGCTCTTGGCTGCACCACCCGAGATTCTCGACAGACAAGAGACGAGAACATCTCTTTCCACAG GCTTCCAAGGAAGGAAGACCATAGACGGAGCCTGTGGATTGCAAACTGCAGAAAG GAGACCCCCATCGGCCTTGGGCTTTGGGACCCTTCTTCTGACTATGTTTATTTCTGCTCCAAACACTTTGAGAAGAGCTGCTTTGAAGCCGTTGGCATCAG C GGATACCATCGTCTGAAGGAGACGCTGTGCCAACGATATTT GCCCTCATCAAAACTGCAGAGGACAGAAAAACTCCGagcacagaaaaagaaaaattccAAGGTCACAAAAACAAAAGTAATGAGGAAAAa AGACTTACTGGTAAACAGTAACACAGCCCCAGCAGAGAGCGCCAATCCTTCAGACAACCAGAGTTTGGATAGCGGGAGGTTTGACAATGTACCCACAACAGATCTGGTACACTTTCATGGACTTTGCCCGGAAAACATTGATATTCCAGGAGATGCAGCTCCAGCTGAAGGAGCCTTGGCCACCACTGTGGACCACCAGATGCATCCAGAGGCGGCACTGGAAGACTTAGAGGTTTCATCAGCAGTTAATGGGCCACTATCAGACTTAGAACTGGCACATGTACGAGAGGAGATGTCTGCTGAAATGTCTCTAAACACAGAATCAAGCAAACCCTCGGAGGACAAAACTCCTCGGCCGGTGTCTCCCTCCACGTACATGATGCGCATCCCACAGCCGCCAGGAGCTTACATACAGAATGAGCATAGTTACCATGTGGGAAATGCGCTGTTATGGAAGCGAAGAGCAGAGGCTGCTCTAGAGGCTCTGAGCAAAGTTCAGAGGCAGCTGGAGGCTTGTAGGAGGCGTGAACAGCGGCTCCGTCTGCGGATCTCTGCTTTACAGCAAGAGCATATGCGGGAGCGGCGCGCACAGTCTGACGTCAGAGAGAAGCTAAAGGAGCATCTTCAAGTGTTTGAACTCCAGCTCATTAATGACTTTGTGTAG